The genomic segment ACTTGCCGAGCCACTGGCCGCCGTCGACGACGAGCACGTCGCCCGTGATGTAGGCGGCGCGGTCGCCGATGAGGAACGCCGCGGACTCGGCCACTTCCTCCGGGGTGGCGAACCGGGCGGCCGGGACGCTGCCGAGCACGCGTTCGCGGGCGGCCGCGGTCGGCCACAGCGCGGCCGCGGCGCCCTCGGTCTCGGTGGGGCCGGGGGCGATGCAGTTGAGGCGGACGCCGCGCGGCGCCCACTCCACCGCCAGCGTCCGCGTCATGGCGAGCACGCCCGCCTTGGCGGCGGCGCTGTGCACGGTGCCCGGGTGTCCGTGCCAGGCGTAGCTGGCGATGACGTTGAGGATCGCGCCGCTGCCCTGCGGCAGCATGTGCCGGGCGGCGGCCCGGGTGCAGTGGAAGGTTCCGTTGAGGACGATGTCGATGACCGCCTTCCAGCCGTTCGGCGACAGGTGCTCGCCCGGCAGGACGAAGTTGCCCGCGGCGTTGTTCACCAGAGCGTCGAGGCGGCCGTGCCGTGCGGCCACTTCGTCCACGGCGGCGTCCACGGCGGCGGCGTCGCGTACGTCGCATGGCACCGCGTCGGCCTTTCCGCCGGCCGCCTCGATGAGCTCGACGGTGCCCAGCAGCGCGTCTTCGCGCCGGCCGAGGACCGTCACCTGCCCGCCGCCGGCCGCCCAACGCCGGGCCACGGCCCGGCCGATGCCCGATCCGCCCCCGGTGACCAGGGCCACCCGGCCGCTGAACTCGTCGGGCTGTACGTGGTAGGTCATGACTCTCCCTGGGTGTCGGGGTCGGTGTCGGGGGCGTGGTCGTCCCGGCGCGTGACGAGCAGCGCGTCGACGGCGATCGCACCGTCGGCACCGGCGCGCAGGGGATTGATCTCCAGTTCGGTGCCGTCGCCGGACAGCCGTGCGACCAGGCGGGACACCGCGACCACGGCGGCGGCCAGGGATTCGGTGTCCACCGCCGGCCGTCCGCGCCACCCGGCGAGGAGTGGCGCGCAGCGCAGGGCGCGGAGCATCGCGTGCGCCTGTTCCCGGTCCACGGGCGCGCATTCGGTGACGGTGTCGCGGTGCAGTTCGGCCTCGGTGCCACCGGCGCCGAGGGTGACCATCGGCCCGAGGTGGGCGTCGCGCCGTCCGCCGACGATCACCTCGATCACGCCGGGCCGCACGTCCTGTTCCTCCAGTACGTACGGTCCGTCGCCGAGCCGGGCGTGCATATCGGTGAAGGCCAGGACGGCGCCCGGCCCGTCCGTGAGGCCGGTGCGCACGCCGCCGGCCTCGCTCTTGTGCTCCAGCCAGCCGGCCTTGAGGACGTAGGGCGCACGGAGTTCCAGCGCGGCGTCGGCGACCTGCCGGGCGTCGGCGACCTGGCGTGCCGCCGGGAAGGTGATGCCCGCGCCGCACAGCAGGGCGCGGGCCGGCCAGTATCCGGCGCCCGCCGCCGGTGCGACGGACTCCTCGGCGGCGGCGAGGGGGCGGCCAGGATGTGCCCGCAGCGCGACCGCGCCGGCGAGCGCGTCGGTGGCGGCGTCGATGGTGGGGAAGACGGGAACCCCGGCGTCGCGCAGGACGCGGGTCGTGTCGCCGTCGGCGCCCATGGAGTGCAGCAGCAGCGGCCGGCCACTCGCGCGGGCGGCTTCGGCCAGTTCGGCCGCGACGCGCTGCTCCGCCTCGGCGAGCGCCGGGCTGTCGAGGCCGTACCGGCCGAAATACCCGGACAGCAGGACGCTGTCGACCTCTCCCGACCGGAGCAGCCCGACGGCCGCCTCGCGGTACGTGCCGAGGTCCCGTTCGCCCGCGCCCGCCAGGTCGACGGGGTTGGCGGTGGCGGCTCCTGCGGGCAGGAAGGCGGCGAGCTCGGCGGCCAGCGGTGCGCTCAGCTCCGGTACCCGGATGCCACGGCGGCTCGCGCGGTCCGCCGCGAGCGCCCCCTGTCCGCCGCTGTCGCTGACGATCCCGACCCGGGGCCCGGCCGGCAGGCCGCCCCCCAGCAGACAGGCGGCCACGTCGACCAGGGCGGACGGGGTGCCCACCCGCAGCGCGCCGGCGGCCCGGCAGGCGGCGTCGACGAGTTCCATCGGGGAGGTGAGGGCGCTGGTGTGGGAGCGGGCGGCGCGGGCGCCGGCGTCGCTGCTGCCGACGGCGAGCAGGATGACGGGCTTGCCCGCGGCGCGCAGGGCCCCTATCGCGTCGAAGATCCGCCGGCCGTGCTGGAAGCTTTCGAGGTAGACGCCGACGGCGCGGGTCATGGGGTGGTCGACGAGGTCCTCCAGCAGGTCGGCCGTGCTGACGTCGAGCTGGCTGCCCACGGAGACGAAGCGGGAGATGCCGAGGCCGGCCCGTTGGGCGAGCAGGGCGATCTCGCTGCCCACCTGACCGCTCTGGGAGACCACGGCCAGCCGGCCGGGCGGGAAGTCGCCCCAGGCGATCTGGAGGGAGGACTCGGCGTCGTACAGCCCGAGGCTGCCGGGTCCGATCATCCGGGCGCCGGCGGCGGCGACCCGGGCGGCGAGCGCGGGCTCGTCGGGCACTCCGGTGGTGATGCCCAGCAGCCCGCGCACCCCGAGGGCGAGGGCCTGGCCGACCACGCCGGGCACCTCGGAGGCGGGAACGCAGAAGGCGACGAGTTCGGGTACGCCGGGCAGGTCGTCCAGTGAGGCGGCG from the Streptomyces sp. RKAG293 genome contains:
- a CDS encoding acetate--CoA ligase family protein, producing MSEIPRRSPGTRDSGLAVFRDPASVAVVGASANPAKWGYWLARGALTGRDRRVVHLVTRGGGEILGHPTAASLDDLPGVPELVAFCVPASEVPGVVGQALALGVRGLLGITTGVPDEPALAARVAAAGARMIGPGSLGLYDAESSLQIAWGDFPPGRLAVVSQSGQVGSEIALLAQRAGLGISRFVSVGSQLDVSTADLLEDLVDHPMTRAVGVYLESFQHGRRIFDAIGALRAAGKPVILLAVGSSDAGARAARSHTSALTSPMELVDAACRAAGALRVGTPSALVDVAACLLGGGLPAGPRVGIVSDSGGQGALAADRASRRGIRVPELSAPLAAELAAFLPAGAATANPVDLAGAGERDLGTYREAAVGLLRSGEVDSVLLSGYFGRYGLDSPALAEAEQRVAAELAEAARASGRPLLLHSMGADGDTTRVLRDAGVPVFPTIDAATDALAGAVALRAHPGRPLAAAEESVAPAAGAGYWPARALLCGAGITFPAARQVADARQVADAALELRAPYVLKAGWLEHKSEAGGVRTGLTDGPGAVLAFTDMHARLGDGPYVLEEQDVRPGVIEVIVGGRRDAHLGPMVTLGAGGTEAELHRDTVTECAPVDREQAHAMLRALRCAPLLAGWRGRPAVDTESLAAAVVAVSRLVARLSGDGTELEINPLRAGADGAIAVDALLVTRRDDHAPDTDPDTQGES
- a CDS encoding SDR family oxidoreductase is translated as MTYHVQPDEFSGRVALVTGGGSGIGRAVARRWAAGGGQVTVLGRREDALLGTVELIEAAGGKADAVPCDVRDAAAVDAAVDEVAARHGRLDALVNNAAGNFVLPGEHLSPNGWKAVIDIVLNGTFHCTRAAARHMLPQGSGAILNVIASYAWHGHPGTVHSAAAKAGVLAMTRTLAVEWAPRGVRLNCIAPGPTETEGAAAALWPTAAARERVLGSVPAARFATPEEVAESAAFLIGDRAAYITGDVLVVDGGQWLGKSVYTSEESSA